The genomic segment GCGTGCTGGGAGCATTCCCGTTTGTCTCAGGCAGTGGCCCAGCGCTCTATCGGGTCGGTTTGCCATTCGTCATGGGAGCGCTCGGCTGGGTTTTGCCACGTACCTGGTTGAGCCGTCGAATCGCGCAGCGCAAGCGGGCGATACAACGGGCGTTGCCGGATGCGATCGATCTGCTGGTGATCAGTGTGGAGGCCGGATTGGGCTTCGACCAGGCGTTGTTACGTGTCGTCGAAAAATGGGACAACGAACTCACGAAAGAATTCGCACAAACCCTGTCCGAAATGCGCATGGGCCTACCGCGACGCCAAGCGTTACGGGATCTGGCGCGTCGGGTCAACGTCGACGAGCTGAACGTGTTCATCGCTTCGCTCGTCCAAGCCGATCAACTCGGTGTCAGCGTGAGCCAGGTGCTGCGTGCACAAGCCAACCAGATGCGGTTGCGGCGTCGGCAGCGCGCGCAAGAGCTGGCCCAGAAAGCGCCGATCAAGATGATTTTCCCGATGGTCTTCTTGATCTTCCCTGCTCTGTTCGTCGTGATTCTCGGACCGGCTGTTCCACGGATCATCGAAGCATTTCGCTAGGGAAGCGAGGCTGCGCCGGACAGACTGGGCGGTGCGATGGTGATCGTGGGATCGTCGAAGCGGGCGAACTCACCAGTCATGTAGTGGCCCGGACCCATC from the Thermomicrobium sp. 4228-Ro genome contains:
- a CDS encoding type II secretion system F family protein; amino-acid sequence: MAMMVVWASFILAIGSALLFLLGLRAQRRAMVLEERLARFGHRPPSLDDLELQLPFRQRVLYPFFERLARLVVRFTPGASLERIQQRLVEAGLAGSMRPGTFIGIQVVLTLGLGVLGAFPFVSGSGPALYRVGLPFVMGALGWVLPRTWLSRRIAQRKRAIQRALPDAIDLLVISVEAGLGFDQALLRVVEKWDNELTKEFAQTLSEMRMGLPRRQALRDLARRVNVDELNVFIASLVQADQLGVSVSQVLRAQANQMRLRRRQRAQELAQKAPIKMIFPMVFLIFPALFVVILGPAVPRIIEAFR